The window AAGGCCCTGACCAGCCCCCTCACCCTCTCCTGTGCACTGCTGGGAGGGGCCACCAGGGCCAGACCAGCCCTCGCAGGGCTCAGACCTAGTCAGGGATCTGGGCACCAGAACAGGGGGCCCTGGGCAGAGGCATAGGGACCTTCCAGCCTAACCATCTCTGAAtgcagatggggagactgagggtCAGGTAGGAAGGGACTCAGTAGCGGTCTCACCATGGAGGGGCTGACTCCACTCTCCCCCCATGCCCACACCTGAGGAACAGTCTGTGCCCAGCTCAGCCAGAAGGGGATGTGGGAGATGGACAAAGCCTATGGCTTCTGCCTACCCTTAGCTTCCATGGCTGGAAGGGGGCCATGATGCCTCAGCCCCCAGGGCTCCTATGGatgagctgggccctgggctgAGAGCACAGGGCTCAGGGAGGGGCTCTCTCCCCTATGCTGATGGGACTTGACACTCTCTTCCTGGCTTCAAGTGCTACTCACCTCCTGAGAATCCGTGGGAGCTGACTGAAGGGAGGCCAGCTCTGACAGGAGCGTCCACAGGTGGGGAATGGTGGGCTGGGGGGGAAACAGGGACATCAGGTGTGGGATGGAGTGCCCAAGCCCGCTGGAACCCACCCAAGGCCCCGACTCTGAAGTCTCTTTCCATAGGTCCCCTTCTCCCACCCAGACTTCACCCTGCCAACATCTGGGGCTCTCAGCCACCTCCTACTGTGTTCCCCTCCAACCCCTTGGACCGCAAGAGCACTGCTAGTCACCTCCCAGTGATGGCTCTTGGCAAATCACAAAACAGTATGAGGTTGCTCAACCATCTCGCCCAGATCCACCTTCAATTGGGCTCTGCCAAGGCCTTCCTTTGACTGTGGACAATCAGAGCCTCCTATATACTACCTGGTCAAACCTCCATCTCAGGGTCCAGACAATTACACATCTAATGGAGGCTTCCCAGGCTCAGGGGCACAGAAAGCAGTGGTGCAAGAAGGAGTGAGCCCTGTACAGTCATGGATGCCAACCCCACCCTGACCCTCGGTGTCCTCAGGCACCCTCACTCTCTCCCACCGTGGCCTCTCTTGTTCTCTCCTAGATATCACCTCCCTGGTGGACTCCCTAGAGATCCCCTCCTGCCAGGGTGGACAAGGTCAGGGAAGccatcctccccccaccccatcagcccACCTGCCTGACTGGGGTTTGGACAGCCTGGAGGTGTCAGTTGAAAGAAATGTTGCTGTCATCAATCAGCAGCCGTGACTGGGATGCAACCGAGGAGCAGCACTCCCTGTGGTGTGACATTGACCAAATGGGCTGGCCACCCGGAGTCTCCTGTGTCATGTGCAAAGTGCAGGCATGAAATGTTCCCCAGGCAACTTGTTGTCAGGGTGCTCTCTCCAGCGCCTTCTCCCATCAGAACCAGAGGAAAGCTCAACCACATTCCTGTGCTCTCTTGAACCCCTGTGGGGTCCCTTGTGAGGAAGGCAGCACAGCATGATCTTCACAGCATTTCCACATGAGGAACAGAGGCCTCACAGGGCCGTCACTTGCCCCAGGTCCTGCTGGGAGTCTGAGAAGTGGTTGATTCTGCTCAGCTTGGTCCGAGCTGAAGTCAACTCAGCACTCAGCACCACTGCACAGGGTGGTTTTCCCACCCTCATGCTTTGTGGTCAACAATCCAGTGGGGTGAGCTGtgcagggagaagaaagaggtgGCTCTGGAGCTGTGGTTGTCCAGTCCTGCCATCCTGAGCCCACTGGAGTCTCTGACCCACATTGCTGTCCAAGGCTATGCCAGACGCCTGTCCTCACCAAGGAGCCCCTTAGGAAATTCCCTCTGGCAAGAACTCTCTGTGTCCACACAGCAATGGACATAATTTCAGAAATCCTCCAAACAATTCTCATCCTAAGCTGGGGCAAATGTCACTGCCCATGTAGTAACAGGAGGATAGTCCTACTGCTGAGAGGAACGAGCTGAGAAGGGGGAATGAGCTGGCATCTCCACTTCTGGATGACCCTGACATACAGAAAAACCCCAAGGTTACAGTCTGTGCCCAGCCCAGGACACAACTCAGGGAGGAGGGCTTTAGCTCCAGCTGAGGAAGGAGAAGTGGTAGGAAGTGAGTGCCCCACTCCTGGGACAGGCAGGGTAAGGACTGTGCCAGCAGACACGCAGAGCTGGGGCCCAGGGAGCGACTTGGACCACAGATTACAATACTGAGAGCAGATCAAAGCCAAGAGTGACACAGGACCCAGGAGGCTGGGAGGTCCTGCTCACCCACAGCGTACCCTGGCCACCCCTCTCCAGTACTTGAGGAACCTGGCCCTGCCCGAGGCCTTCATGATCTGGTCGCAGAGGCAGGTGGTTATTACCCAGCTGCAGACACAGTGTATCTGGATGATGGTGACCTGGATAGTGGGTGCCAGGTGCTCCTCACCCTTCTCTGAGCGCAGGGTCGAGATGGCATGCACAAGATAGAAAGTTACCACCTTCCTGAACAGCTTGTGGGGAGAGTAGGAGTGTCACGCTGCCTTATGCCACCCAACGCAGAGCCCACCATCCTCAGGCCACTGCCAGTGTTCTAAGCAGCAGCTTTGCAGGTGGACATTGTGGTTTGGGTCATGAAGGGGCCTCTGGCTTTGATTCTCTGCTCCTTGAGGGTGCCCAGCATTTGCAAAACCCAGGAACCTTATGCTGGCAGGGAGGAGAGAGCTGCATTTCCCTCAAATCCTTCCTCATCACCACCAAGCACAGGATGGGGACTCCAACCCCACATGCCGAGGACACAGCCCAGGGAGCACGTTCCGCACCTCCTGACAACTGCGTGCCTCTGTCTAATCTCATTCACATGCATGTCCCCTGCTGCAGCTACATCCAGGACCTTAGTGTGGAGCCTGCCCTCATGTCCAGGACACATCATGTCTAATGCATGTGGAGGCCATGGAGGCCTTTGGCACAGATGGCTGGCCTAGTCCTGGACTCTGCTGCACACATGATATTTCCCTCTGCCCCCCAACAAGCTAGGCCCTGTCCACCTCTCCTTGATCCTCAGATGTTTATTCTCGGCACTCCTGTGCTGTGACACACATGGTCAGGGCAGTGTCCTGTGATGTCCTCTCCAGCTGGAAACATGAGGCCTTAGGAATTAGGAACGTGCCCATGTCACCAGTCTGGAAAATGGTGGAGCTGGGTTTTGGACACAGATCCTTGGACCCCAGGTCTGGGACAGCAGATGCCAGAAAAGGTCCAGCACATTCCCCCCGAAGGAGCCCAGATGCTCACCACATCGATCTGGGTGAGCTGCTCTGCCAGCAGCCTGGGAGGGAACGCCAAGATGGGGGCCTTCCCCTCCCTTAGCCCCTGCTCTCGAGGCCCACGTGAGGAGCAAGAATGATCTTCTGGTGGAGCGACAGCTGGCACTGACTGTAGCTCAACAGATGGCACTGGAGGTGGCACCTGGTCTGCTCTCTGATGCTCAGTGGGTGCCTCAGGTGGTGAGGCAGCAGGTGCCAGATCCAGAGAAGCCACAGGCTTTGGACCCGAGGGTGGCAGCTGAGGTGGCATCAGAGCCACCACCCGCTCTGCTGGTAAAGAAGGTGATGTCTCCAGCTTCGGCTCCAGATCTGGGGATGATGTAGCCTTCAAAGGTGGCATCGGAGCTCCCTCCCTCTCTGGAGCTGGAGTGAGGATTGTCGAAGTAGGCAGAAGGAGCTCTGGAGGCCACGGTGGCTGTACGTCAGCAGGTGGCATTGCAAGTGCTGCCACAGGTGCCTTCAGGTCTGCAGCTGACAGGATTTCTGCAGCCATCGATGGAACTAGCCCTGGAAGAAGCAGTACTGTCGTTTGCAATGCTGGGTCTCACATACGAGCCCCAAGAGGTGAAAGATGCAACAACAGAACTGGCATTCTATGGACCTTTCTCGACAAAGAAATGACtacagtgccccccccccccgagggACGCCACCCTCACAAAGTCTTCCAGACTGCAAGTGCTCAGGGGAATGGGCTGATGCCCCTCTTTACCCCTTGCCCAAAGGCAAAAATAGATTTTGGTCCCGTGACCCCCATCTCCTCCCGTACATcccacccatccccacctccATGCTCCTCACCCTGTGTCTGGGTCTCACTGGGCACTGAGGGCTCCAGCCAAGAGAAGAGGACCTGAGCCTGCCTCTCCAGGGCAGACCCAGGCAGCGCCACCTGTGCGAAGGACACCAGCTGTCTGAGACTGGAAAAGTCCGGGGGCTCGCAGAAATCATCAGGAAACTCCTGGAGCCAGGTcagcaggaggcaggagaaggTGCTGGGGGTGGACAGGGCCGCAGAGTGAGGAATGGCTGTTCctgccacactgccctctggtGACCACCCTCCCAAGTGGGGGGCTCCTGGGCAGGACCAGCCAGACTATTTCTGTCTGTATCTGCTGTGCAACCTCCCACTGGAACAGAAACAGCTTTAGGACAGGGAGGGGTTGTGTCTGCTCAGCCGATGGCACTGCACTTGCACACAGTAGGAACTGCATAAATTGCCTGATGAAGGAATAGAGCATGACCCCACCTCAGCCAACCCAGGGCCATCGTGTCACCTCAGTCTGGAGTTCATGCCCTGAGGTCATGCCTCCTTCTGTGCGAGCCATGTGAGGCTCTCCTTTTCCCACTGTCATGGTCCGTAAAGGGCACGGGCACACCCCACTGCAGCCACCCACAGCCAGGCTCACAGGATTGCGTAGTGAGGTTGGATTTGTGAGCTGCAttctccccacaccccacatctCCTGAACTGTGTCTGTGTGCTGCTGACGTGGTGGAGGGGCAGCAGAGTTGGGTGCATGTGGAGTGTGCTCTGAGTCTCCGGGAGCACACTGCACCCAGTGTCCCAGGAACTCTCGCATGGGTCTCTGAGAGTCCTGACACCCTGCAGGGAATGGGGCCCAGACCTCTGAACTCCAGTGAGAATCATGAGATGGATGCAGGGACCTGCCCAGTCCCTCCAGGCACCGGCCCCCACTCTCCATCTTGGGCTGTGAGGAAGGagcccctctctcctcacccagAGCTCACTCACTTTTTCAGGCACTCCTGGCCTCCTCCATCCCTGTCTCGCAAATTGCAGCTATTTCCATACCTAGAGGGTACATGGGGGTGTCACATGTAACTTCTTCGGTGCGCCCCTACTCATGACATCTAGTGCTGCTATCTGACCCCCTATGATTTGGCAAGCAGAAGGCCACAGGCAATTCTGCAGTTTTGTCCAATGAAGCAGGCTAAGTGCCTTTAAAAGGGCCTGCACATAGATTACTCTTCCTATATCCTAGATGAACGAATGATCCCTGAGTTGCTCCTTCACAGATAGCTGGTGAGGCCTGGGGCTCCTCTGCCAGCCCCCAGCATGAGTGGCAACTCAGGCCACACTGAGAACAGAATCCAGTTTGATGCAATCTCAAACCTCCTCTGAATGGGAATACAGGATTCCAAAGGTCACTGTGGGGCAGAGCCTCTTCACGTGTAAAGGAAATTTCTCAACATTGATAAGCCCTCTCTCCACCAAGCTACCTCTCCAGAAAGCCTGGCATGGAGAAACACTTTCCATGGCCCAGAATCATTCAGTCCTGACTCTGACCTCAGCAGGTTGGTCCTCCTATGACCCCACTAgcaagaggaggaaactgagtttaGATGCTGCAATGACCTTCCCCAGTCATTCAGCTCAGGCGTGCCAGATCGATGATGAGATTGAGGAGGAACCCGTGCTCACCTGTTGGACACCCGGTCCAGGACATGCTGTATGGAAAAGATGCCCCGGT of the Tamandua tetradactyla isolate mTamTet1 chromosome 2, mTamTet1.pri, whole genome shotgun sequence genome contains:
- the LOC143659820 gene encoding uncharacterized protein LOC143659820, which gives rise to MRKPRKETFFKRCRRWLNPPPRHRSLLDRVFTKSQGAKVSPLQSDLEYTNKVGAWEKFMERMVAAVAEGDQAYVSLLMLNYRGIFSIQHVLDRVSNRYGNSCNLRDRDGGGQECLKNTFSCLLLTWLQEFPDDFCEPPDFSSLRQLVSFAQVALPGSALERQAQVLFSWLEPSVPSETQTQGLVPSMAAEILSAADLKAPVAALAMPPADVQPPWPPELLLPTSTILTPAPEREGAPMPPLKATSSPDLEPKLETSPSLPAERVVALMPPQLPPSGPKPVASLDLAPAASPPEAPTEHQRADQVPPPVPSVELQSVPAVAPPEDHSCSSRGPREQGLREGKAPILAFPPRLLAEQLTQIDVPTIPHLWTLLSELASLQSAPTDSQEGRLRNYQIGLKVRSWGHHCRVEVQEGGSETHRAWRPIAPSTFSFSPGEFVSQR